One genomic window of Prochlorococcus sp. MIT 0603 includes the following:
- a CDS encoding AEC family transporter, protein MFILRLFSELLPLLGFGYLIGRFKPGLSSQIAPPLINVGVPVSLMGLLLKSGLDWLVFQALAMAVLLIGLLIALIKSFPKLKSHIGDRSLLLGSVFGNTGYFGIPVSLALLPSHSLSFSIGYDLGATLLIWSFGPMFFVNSSNELKGRPLWKKLLGVLANSPASKGLIGAVLIQLTPWTQQITAAIWVPSRIVIVLALMIVGMRLGSFDSAQNLLNRNLRLLVQPSLLIKLFVFPALMLIVAKALNLSPLMCNALVLQAATPTAISVLLLSEASGQEQDLAASLVAWSTLIALFTVPGWFLVLNNPLFIG, encoded by the coding sequence ATGTTTATTTTGCGACTCTTTAGTGAATTATTACCCTTGCTTGGCTTCGGCTATTTGATTGGGCGCTTTAAGCCAGGCCTTTCATCCCAAATAGCCCCACCGCTTATTAATGTCGGCGTGCCAGTGAGCTTAATGGGCCTTCTATTGAAGAGTGGTTTGGATTGGCTTGTTTTTCAGGCTCTTGCAATGGCCGTCCTTCTTATTGGATTGTTAATAGCCTTGATTAAGAGTTTCCCAAAGCTTAAAAGTCATATTGGTGATCGAAGCTTATTGCTGGGAAGTGTTTTTGGCAATACTGGCTATTTCGGGATACCTGTTTCTTTGGCTCTTCTACCTAGCCATTCACTGAGTTTCAGTATTGGTTATGACCTTGGGGCTACTTTGCTTATATGGAGCTTCGGCCCCATGTTTTTTGTAAATTCATCAAACGAGTTGAAGGGGAGACCTCTTTGGAAAAAACTTTTAGGTGTTCTAGCTAATAGTCCTGCGAGCAAAGGATTGATTGGTGCGGTGTTGATTCAGCTGACTCCATGGACTCAGCAAATCACTGCAGCTATTTGGGTCCCATCTCGAATTGTGATTGTTTTAGCGTTAATGATTGTTGGGATGCGTTTGGGTTCTTTTGATTCTGCACAAAACCTACTTAATAGAAACTTGCGTTTGTTAGTGCAACCAAGCTTGTTGATAAAGCTATTTGTTTTTCCTGCCTTAATGTTAATTGTTGCTAAGGCTTTGAACTTATCACCTTTGATGTGCAACGCACTTGTATTGCAAGCAGCAACGCCTACTGCAATTTCTGTATTGTTGTTATCTGAAGCAAGTGGGCAAGAACAAGATCTTGCTGCTTCTTTAGTCGCTTGGAGTACTTTGATAGCCTTGTTTACAGTCCCAGGTTGGTTTTTAGTTCTTAACAACCCTCTTTTTATTGGCTAG